CGGAAGCTGCGGTTTGGCAAGCAGTTCGAAGGTGGAGATGATGGCCATGGGGTGCTCGATGATGGAGATCAATCGCAGGCAGGGAAGATCACACAAAACCGAAACGAACAACACCGGAACGTCTCAATCCCGGCGATGACGATGGGCCCCGTAGGAGGGCCTGCCTGTGGACGCTTTTCCTCAATAGTCCGAGCCGAGGTGACAGTTCCTGCATGCAATGGATCGATCTCACGGTTGTGTCTTCGAGGTGACTCGGACCTGTCACGACGATGCAGAAGACCTGCAACGGAGGACGTTTGTCTTCCTGTCGCATGGTCGTAGAACATCGCCCATCGACCATCGCGCACTGCCGATGTCCCTTACCGTTCAGCCATTGCATTTTCAGCCGCTGCATTTCTGCTGGGCTGCCCTTCATCCCCGGCCCAGGGGTGTGGTCGTCTTCATCGGCGGTGCCTTCTTCGGCACCTTCCCCACCGTCTTCTACCGAAGGTTCCTGTCCCTGCTCCATGCCGAGGGATACACGGTGGTGGCCCTGCCGTTCCGCTTCTCCTTCCGCCACTGGTCCATCGCCCTCAGCCTGGTCGCCTATCAGGACGAACTGCGCCGGGAGCTCGCCGAGCTGGCCACCCGCCTCGGCCATGCGCCCGACCCCTACGTCGATTGGAAACCGTTCACCTGGATCGGCCACAGCCTCGGCTGCAAGTACCTTGCCCTGCTGGAGCTGCTCAGCGATCTGGAGCTCGAGGCCCTGCGGCGAGCCCTGGCCGATTGCATCGGCGCCGATCAGGCCGGACGGCTCATTGCCGCCCTCTCCTCGGAGCCCCTCGACCACCAGTCCCTCCACAACCAGCCCACCCTGCTGCTCGACCCGGTGATGGCGGACCTGGAGGACGCCGTGCCACTGCCATTTCTGCAGAAGCTGCTGAACCGCTGGATCCGGGTGTTGCCGTCACGGTCGGAAAGCTTCTGCATCGTCGGGAACTCGCGCCTGTTCAACCTCACCTCCATCGTCGGCTTCGGCAGCCGGCTGGCGGCCACCACGGTGGCGTCCTTCGTGGACCTGCTGGGGCCGCGGCTCCGTCACCTGATCCGGCTCGAGCCGCGTGATCACCTGGCGATCATGGGCGTCGGCCATACGGACATGGAGGTGGTATCCGCCGTCAGCGACTGGTTGAACCAGGAGCCCGCGTGGCACGCCTCCGGAGAATGACGCAAGGTGAGCCCCCCGGCGCCGCTGCGAAGCCTCTGCGATGCCTCTGACGCGATCCGCTCCCGACACCCAGGGCCCACCCTTCCACTACCGGTTTCTGCATCGCGTCGCGCCGGCGGCCCGAACCGGCTTCCTGGAGCTGGAGGAACGGCTGCGGACCGCGGCCCGCGGCTATCCGGGCTTCGTCGAGGAGAGTCTGCCCCTCCCCCTGGGCCAGGCCGACAACGGCGAGCTGCTCTACGAGTCGGCGCTCACCTTCGCCACCCTGGCCGATTTCCTGGGCTGGATGGACAGTCCGGAGCGGCGGAGCCTCCTCAACCCGGCCGAGCGCGGGGGGTACCGCCAGGCCGGCGCAGGCGACTGGGACGGCCATGCCCGCCACCAGTGGCTGAGCGCCGCCGCGGCCTGATCGCCCGTCGCCGGTGGACGTCAGTAGCGGACCCGGTCGGGCAGGGCCTGGTACTCCTTCCAGACCTCCACCGCCTCCTCCCTCAGGATCTGGGTGAGCCGGATCGAGCGTTGCTCCTTGGGCAGGGCCAGCTGCTCGTAGATCGGGCGGTCGTCGAAGTCGCCGTATGCGAGGGCGTCCTCCACCGTGGCGGCGTAGACCACCTCCTCAATGCCGGCCCAGTAGCAGGTGGCCATGCACATCGGGCAGGGTTCGGCGGAGGTGTAGAGGATGCAGCCGGGCAGCTTGAAGCTCTGCAGGGTGATGCAGGCCAGCCGGATCGCCTCCATCTCGCCGTGCCAGGTGGGGTCGTGGCTGGCCACGACGCGGTTCATCCCCTGGGAGATGACCACCCCATCCCTGACGATCACCGCCCCGAAGGCCCCGCCGGTGCCGTACTCCAGGGCCGCTTTGCGGGACAGGTCGATCGCCTGGCGGATGAACGTCTCGTGGTCCGGCGTCGCTGCAGCCATGAACGTTCCCCCGGACGGCTCAGCGTACGCGCGCCGTCCCGGCCAGCTCCAGGCCATCGGCCAGGGGGATCCCCTCCCGCTGGAAGCGGGCCACCAGACGCCCCTGCAGCTCGCGGGAGCAGGCCCACTGCTCGCCGGCCACGGTGGTCAGCAGCATGCTCACGGTGATGCCCAGCGGGCCGGTGGCGCTGACGCCCCGCAGCAGGGGGGGCGTCAGCAGCCTTGGCCCCCAGGCGGGGTCGGCGTGGAAGGCGGCGAGCTCCTCGGCCACCACCGCCAGGGCCTGGTCGATGGCGCTGCAGCGGTGGGAGAGCAGCAGCTTCACCTCCTCGCCGGAGCGCAGCTTGGTGTGGTTCACCACCCGGTCGAAGGCGCTGTTCTGGACCACGGCCATCCGGTGGTCGAGGCAGCGCAGCTGGGTGCTGAGCACCCCCACATCCACCACGTCGCCCTCGAGGCCGTCGATCTCCACCCAGTCGCCGATGGCGTAGCGGTCTTCGATCAGCACGGCGAGGCCGGCGACGAAGTCCCGCAGCAGCCCCTGGAACACCAGGGCCAGGCCGCCGAGGAGGGCGCCACCGGCCAGCAGCAGGGAGGAGGAGGCGGCGCGGATGCCGGGAATGTCGATCAGGATCCAGCCCGCCGCCACCAGGAGACAGGCCAGATCGATGAGGCGGTGGCTCACCCGCAGCAGGCTGCGGTGGCGCTGCTCCCGCCGCGCCTGCTCCTCCACCGGCACCCTGGCCCCGTCGGCCCACTGGTGCAGCAGAAAGGTGGCCAGGGAGCGCACCAGCAGGGCGACCAGCCCCACCACCAGCACCTTGAGGAGGGAGTGAACCGGCTGCAGCAGCAGCTGCAGGCCGAGGGGCACCTTGCCCGGGACGGCCATCACCCCCAGGGCCAGCATGGCCATCAGCTGCAGCAGTAACGCCATCAGCAGCACCAGCCCGAGGGCCTGGTGCAGGAGCAGCCGCTGGTCCAGGGCCCGGTCCGGCGCCGGGTCACGACGGGCCTGGAGCGTGGCGCCGCGTCGGCGGTTCTGGCGCCAGAGCCAGACGGTGGCGGCGACGAACAGGACCAGCACCAGTTCCACCAGGACGGTGACCTGCCAGCGGCGGCGCAGGTCGGCCGGCCGCATCACCCGGCGGGCATGGCGCAGGCGGCTCTGCAGCCGTTGCTGCCAGCGTTCCCCAAGGGCCCAGGCGCTCGTGCCGTTGAGGCTCGCATCGGCTGGGGTGATCGTCAGCAGCGGCAGCGGTTGGGATCGCTCCGGCACCCTGGCCTCCAGCACCACATCCCCCGTTGGCAACTGCCGGCGCTGGACCACCAGCTGGTCGGGGGCGCTGGGCGGGACCGCCTGGAGCGGGGGCTGCTCGCAGGCCCCCCGTTCCCCCCAGCACCCGCAGCAGGAGCCACTCGGCGATCTGCTCGCTCTCGCTGCAGAGCGGCTTCGGGTCGTAGAGCAGGCGGAGGTTGCCTTCGATCACCTCGGCTCGGCGTTGGGCGTCGGGATCTCCGTCCCGTTGCCCCACCACCGGAGAGGCCACGGTGAGGGCGGGAATGCCGAGGATCCTCACCTTGGCCAGCTCGAAACTGCCGGCCGCCACCATCCCTCCGCTCCCGGCCGGGGGCGCCGCCGGCGGGCCCGCGCCGTCGCCGACGGTCGCCGGGGCGGCTGAGATCGGCGCCGGCGCCAGAGAAAAGCCGACGGCCAGCAGCAGGGCCAGGGCCCCCAGCCACCAGGCACGCGCCGCGCCGTGCCACCGGGGGCGGACCCTCACGGCGCCTGATCGGCCGGCTCGCGGAGCCGCGGCAGCAGCTGCACCAGGTTGCAGGGGCGGGTGGCGGTGTCGAGCTGGGCGCGGATCAGCCGGTCCCAGGCGGTGCAGACCGCATCGAGGGAGCCGGGCAGTACGAACACCACTGTGCCGTTGGCCACACCGGCCAGGGCGCGGCTTTGCAGGGTGCTGGTGCCGATCGTCTCGAAGGAGAGCACCCGGAACAGTTCGCCGAAGCCTTCGATCGTCTTGTCGAGCAGGGGCGCCACGGCCTCGGGGGTGCCGTCGCGGCCGGTGAGGCCGGTGCCGCCGGAGCTGATCACCACCTGCACGGCGGGGTCGGCGATCCAGCGGCTCAGCTCGGCCCGGATGCGGTAGCGGTCATCGGGCACCAGGGTGCGCTCCAGCAGCCGATGGCCAGCCGCCTCCAGCCGCTGCTGCAGGGCATCGCCCGAGGGGTCGTCGGCCAGGGTGCGGGTGTCGGAGACCGTGAGCAGGGCGATGGCGAGGGTCACCGGTCCAGCGGTTGCGGTTGGCCCTGACGCTAGGGCGAGGCAGGCCTCTGGCACACTCCAGGGACAGGAGAGTGCCCGGACATGACCTGGAAACGGCTGGGGCGGGGGCTGCTGTTCGGCCTGGCGGGTTTCCTGCTCAGCACCGGCATCAGCTACGTGCTGGTGCTGCAGCTCTACACCCGCCACGACCGCGAACTGGCCGCGGCGATGACCAGCGTCTTCTTCTTCGGTCCCATCGGCGGGGCCATCGCCCTGGTGGTCGGGCTGCTGGTGTGACGCGGGGGCCGCGCTCAGGCCGCCACCGCCTCCACCACCGCGACCGGTGACGGGGTCGGGTGGATCCCCGCCAGGCGCAGGCCGGCGCGCTCCAGCAGCTGGCCGTACTCCGTGGGGGTGCGCTCCCGGCCGCCCTCGGTCATCACCAGCATGTTGAGATCGAGCAGCTTGCCCGGGGCCGGACCGTTGCCCGGGGGAATCACCTGCTCGAGGATCAGCAGCCGGCCGCCGGGGGCCAGGCCGGCGCGGATGTGGCCCAGGATCGTCAGGCAGGCGTCATCGCCCCAGTCGTGGAGGATGTGCTTGAGCAGGTAGGTGTCGCCGCCGGCCGGCACGCCGGCGAAGAAATCGCCGCCGGCGACGCTGAAGCGCCCCTCCAGCTCCGGCGGCACCGCCACCGGCGCCACCACCGCCGGCTGGTCGAAGAGGGTGCCGCGCAGATGGCCGTGGTGGCGCAGCAGGGTCTGCAGCAGCTGGCCGCGGCCGCCGCCCACGTCGATCAGATGGCGGGCGTCGCTGAAGTCCCAGGTGGCCAGCAGTCCCTCGGTCTCGACGCGGGAGAAGTCGGTCATGGCGCCATCGAAGATGGCACCGCGCCCGGGGTTGTGGCCGTACCAGGCGAAGACGGGTGCGCCGAAGCGGTGGCGGAAGGCGCTCTCGCCGCTGCGGACGCTGTGGAGCAGGTCGGTCCAGGCGTCGTAGTGCTCGCCGCCGAGCATCCGCACGAACTGGCGCAGGGAGCCGGGGTGGTCGCTGCGCAGCAGCTCCGCCAGGGGGGTGAGCACGTAGCGGCGCGGCTGGCTCCCGCTCTCGGCGAACACGCCCAGGCTGGCCAGACCCCGCAGCAGCCGGAACAGGGACTCGCCGTCGGCGCCGCAGCGGGCGGCGAGCTCCTCGGCCGTCAGGCCTTCGGGGCCGGCGGCCGCCAGATGGTCGGCGATCGCCAGCTCGGCGGCCACATGCAGCATCTGGGTGATCCAGTTGCCGCAGGCGAGCTGGAGGAACCGGCTGGTGAGGTCCGCGCTGGGGTCCATGGGAGTGGGGCGGGGCGTGGTCGGTCTACACCTGCCCCCGGTCCCCCGCACGGGCATCGGAGCTCACCGGCGGAACGGGCCGCCCCCGCTTAAGTTCCGCTCGACACCCTCCGTCACTGCGCTCCCCAGCCATGACCCTGAGCTTCGCCGAGCTGCTTGACGCCCTTCGCTGGCGCTACGCCACCAAGCAGTTCGACCCCAGCCGCCGCATTCCCGCCGACACCTGGGCAGCGCTGGAGGCGGCGCTGGTGCTCACCCCCTCCTCCTACGGCCTGCAGCCCTGGAGGTTCCTGGTGATCGAGGATCCGGCCCTGCGGGCCGAACTGCGGCCCCATTCCTGGAACCAGTCCCAGATCACCGAGGCCTCGCACCTGGTGGTGTTCCTGGCGCGTCGCACGATCGAGCTGGCCGATCTCACCCGGCTGATCGAGGCCACCAGTGCTGCCCGCGGCGTGCCGGCGGAGCCGCTGGAGGGCTACCGGCAGATGATGCAGAAGGATCTGGTCGACGGCCCCCGCAGCGCCGCCATCGCCACCTGGGCCAGCAACCAGGTGTACATCGCCCTGGGCAATTTCATGACCGCCGCCGCCCTGCTGCAGGTGGACACCTGTCCGATCGAGGGCTTTTCGCCACCCGACTACGACCGCCTGCTGGGCCTGGAGACGACCCCCTACCGCAGTGCCGTGGTGTGCGCCGCCGGGTATCGCGATCCGGCCGACAAGTACGCCGACCTGGCCAAGGTGCGCTACCCGCTCGATGAGCTGATCGAACACCGCTGATCCGCTGCGCCCCCCCTCCGCCGCACCGACCCCGCGCGGGATCAGCCCGTCGCTGGCAGCAGGATCGGATCGAGGGTCCCGTGACGCCAGCGGCCCTCGGCCTTCTCCGCCACCAGCGGCGTGAGCGTGAGCGTCAGGGGGCTACCGGCCGCCACGTCGACCCGCAGGGCGGAGTAGGAGCGACGCAGGGAGGAGCCCCGGCCGCTGCGGCCGAGGAACAGGCGGGAGCGGGCCACGACCCGCTCGCTGCCCGCCGGACCCTCCAGCAGCTCGGGCCCCTCCGGCCGCTGGCGGCGCAGGCTGTAGCCGCTGCCGCCGCAGATCAGCCAGGGGATGTGGGCGTCGCCGTGGCCGGTGTCTCCGGTGTGGAGCAGCTCCAGGCAGTGGGCATGGCCGCTGAAGGCCAGATCGATCAGGGGGCGGCCGGCCGGCCGGTCGCCGAGGGCGGCGGCGACGCGATCCAGCACGCCGCGCAGCCGGGCGCGCACCGCCAGGGTCTGGCCCTGGTCCCACTTGCTGACTTCGGTGACGACGGGGGGATGGTGCAGCACCAGCAGCCGGCCCCGCACCTCCGGGTTGCGCCAGGAGGCGATCAGGGCGTCGGCGAACCAGTCGAGCTGCTCCTGGTCGACGGCCGGCGGCCCGCTCTCGAGCTGCTTGTCGATGTCCCGGATCTGCTCGTCGAGTTGCTGGGCTTTGGCGGCCCGGTCGTCGCGGGCGTCCTCATCGCCGCTGAGGGGACCGAGGGAGAGCAGCAGGGCGCCGCGCTCGGCGTCGAGCTGCTGGCGGCGCCGGCGCAGCTCCCCGTCGTCGTCGCCGGCGGGCAGGGGCTGGTTGAAGGTGTTGGAGTCGAGGGCGAACACATCGAGGCCGGCCCAGCGGAAGGTGTAGTGGCGATGGGGCAGGCGTGTGAAGGCGCCGGGGCGGTAGAGCAGGCAGCGGGCCCCGTCGACCGTGGCGGTGCGGGTGCGGGCCAGGTGCTCCTCCAGCCCGGCCTCGGGCACGGCAGCCAGACCATCGAGGAAAGCGCGGGCCCAGGCCTGGCCCACGTAGGAGCCGTGCCAGCCCACATCCAGCTGGATCCAGCGGCGCAGCAGCCGGCGCGGCGGCGCCGTGAGGCCGGCCAGCAGCCCCAGCGGCAAGGGCAGGTCGTAGTAGTCGTGGTTGCCGAGCACCGGCAGGAACGGCACCCGGAAGACGAGCTGGTCGTAGCGCAGCCCCCGCCAGTCCTCGCCGCCGACGATCCACTCCCGGTAGGGACGGATGAAGTTGTCGGGGTACTGCTCGCTGGAGCCCACCGGGTAGACGACGTCGCCGGTGTGGAGCAGGAAGCGGGCATCGGCGCCATGGGCGAGCAGTTGCTCCGCCACGCGCCGCTGGGGGGTGGCGCGGCGATGCAGCCCGGTGCCGCTGTCGCCGAGCACGAGGAAGGAGAAGGCCTCGGGGGTGCCCGGATCGCCCGCGACCGCCAGGCGGCAGGGGTCGATGCCGTGGCGGGCGAAGACGGGATGGCCCCAGCGCACCCGGTCGGCCATGCGGCGGATCTTGGTGGCGACGCCCGCCTCGGTGGCCAGGTTCATGGACGTCCGTTCACGGTGGCGGCAGCGGCGCGAACACCGTCAGGGCGCCGGGCAGGCAGGTGAAGGTGACCGGGTCCGCCTCGACCATCTCGCCGTCGATCACCAGCTGCTGGGGCGGGTCGGTGGTGATCGTGATGCAGCGGGCCCGCAGGCACAGGAGGTCGGGGTGGTTGGCGGGCGACTGCACCACGGCGGAGGTGAGCAGGGAGGCGAGGGCATTGAGCCCCTGCAGGCGGGTGGTGGGCGAGGCGATGGTCACCTCCAGCAGGCCGTCGTCGGGGATCACCCGCCCGAAGCCCTGGGCCAGCACGGAGGTGGCGGGGGCCACGTTGGCCACGGTGATGGCGGCGGCCTGGACCTCGGTGACGGTGCCGTCGATCTCGACGCGGGCCTGGAAGGGCTGCTGGGACGCCAGCTGCTGGGCGCCGGCGAGCACGTAGGCGAGCGGGCCCAGCATCGTCTTGAGTTCCCGGGTGGCGCGATCCACCATCCCGGCCTCGAAGCCGACCCCGGCCAGCAGGGTCATCGGCATGTCGTTGCAGCGGGCGGCGTCCACGACGTGGGTGTGGCCGGCCAGGATCGTCTCGCAGGCAGCCACCAGGTCGGTGGGAATGAACAGTGCCGAGGCGAAGGCGTTGGCGGTGCCGCGGGGAAGGACGCCGAGGGGGATGCCGGTGCCCGCTACGGCCCCCGCCACGGCCGAGACGGTGCCGTCGCCACCGCAGGCCACGATCATGGCGTTGCCCGCCTCGTCGGCCGGCCGGGCCTGGAGCAGCTCAACCAGTTCCCGGCACTGGTCGGCCGGGTCGGTGCCGGCCCGGGTGAGCAGCACGGTGACCCGGAGCTGGGGTTCGAGGATCGAGCGGATCAGGGCCAGATCGGCGTTGGCATCCCCCTGGCCGGCGACGGGATTGAACAGCAGGTAGGCCGAACGGCCGTGGGACAGACCCCGCAGGGCCAGCTCGGCGGTGGCGGCATTGAGGGCCAGGGGCACGGCGGCCAGATCACAGGCGCGGATCAGCAGCCCGGCGTCGGGTGGGGTGCCCGCCGGTGCCGTCGGATCGAGGAAGGCCACCACCAGGCCCACCGCACCGGCCAGCACCTCGGCGGCCACCTGGATGTCCCCCCCCTCGGCGAGGGCCGCCAGCGCCGTGACCCGCAGCTGGGCGGTGCGCGGGTCGCTGCCGAGCGCGGCCGCCAGTTCGGCGCTGGCCAGCAGGGGGAAGCCGGCCACCGCCAGCGACTGCCGGTCGAGCCAGTCGAGCAGCGCCTCGCGGCGCGATGCACTTGCCAGCAGCGCCAGGGCATGGGCCATGGGGATCAGGCTAGGGGCGTCGCCGCCACCTTCCCATGGCCCGTCCCCAGCAGCGCCTGGCCGCCAACACCCCCGGGCCCTTCTATGTGGATCGGACCTGCATCGACTGCGGCACCTGCTGGCAGTTCGATCCGGCCCACTTCGCCCCCACCGGTCGCACGTCGCACGTGTGGGCCCAGCCGCAGGGCGAGGGCGACACCCGCGCGGCGCTGCTGGCACTTCAGGCCTGCCCGGTGGCGGCGATCGGCACCACCAGGGAGCTGCTGGCCCGGACCCCGGCCGATGGCTTCCCGGTCCTGGTATGCAGCCTGCCGGCGGGGCAGGTGCACTACGGCGGCTGGGCGTCGCGTAAAAGCTTCGGGGCCAGCAGCTGGCTGATCACCCGGCGCCACGCCGATGGCCGCCACCACAACGTGCTGATCGATTCCCCGCGCTGGAGCGGCGCCCTGGCCCGCCGGATCGAAGCCCTGGGCGGCCTGCAGCAGATCCTGCTCAGCCACCGCGACGACGTGGCCGACCACGACGCCTGGGCCGAACGCTTCGGCGCCGAACGCTGGATCCATGCCGCCGATGCCGACGCCGCCCCGGAGGCGGAGCATCGCTTCGAGGGCACCGAACCCATCGCGCTCGACGACGATCTGCTGGTGCTGCCGGTGCCGGGCCACACCGCCGGCTCGGTGGCGGTGCTGTTCGCCGGCCAGGTGCTGTTCAGCGGCGACCACCTCTGGTGGGGCGTGGATCCCCCCGGGGTGGTGGCCTCCCGCCGCTACTGCTGGTGGGACTGGCAGGAGCAGGTGCGTTCGGTGGAGCGGCTGCTCGACCTGGACGTGCGCTGGCTGCTGCCCGGCCACGGCCGCTGGCACCACTTCGCCCCGGGGGAGTGGCGGGTGGAGCTGGAGAAGACGCTGGCGCGGGTGACATCTGCCCGATGACACCACCATCGACCATTCGTGATCGATCACCGGGTGAGAGGGACCCCCTCGGTGGATGAAGGACCCAGGAGGCTCAGAGCACCCTGAAGTGAAACAGGACGCTCTCTTCGCAAATGGGGACTCCAGGGCCGTGTGACGTCCTGGGGCGAGCGGACGTCCTGTAGTGAAGTCGACAAGTGGTTAACGGGTCCGTGAACGATGGAGGTGCCTGGACTATGGGAGCTAGAATCCACTGGAGTGACTTGATTCCAGCGGCATCGATCTGTGGTGTCGGCCTTGGTTCTCGGACAATGGCAATTCCCTGCTGTGGTTCATGGAAACCGTCGAATAACAAGTTGGAAAGATGCGAACAGCTGCACCGAATCAGGCAGATTCTGAGCATGGCACGGTTTTGGGTCGCTTCTACTGAAGCCCTCATGCTCATGGCAGCAGGGCTATCCTGTCAGTGAACTTTGAACTACGCATTTCACGGGCAATCAGCTCGTTGAGGTGACCTGCACCACGGCGTGGGCCGAGCACTACGCTTTCGCAAGCCATCGTTCTCCGGCAGATGCGCAGGGACCGCTACGCGATCTCATCACGGCGGTGCGCTACGTGGATCGCATAGAGCAGCGGCAGGGCACGTGGCGCATCGCGGCGCGCAAGCTCATCCTCGACTAGTGGCGTGTCGATCCGGTGCTCGATGCCGGCGCCGGCCCAGCGGTGTCGCTCTTCAAGCGCGACAAGACCGATGGGTCGTATCGAATGCCTGAATGAAGTCAGAGCTCGAGTGCCGCGACCGACAGGTCGATGCCGCCGCGCACGAAGACTTCGGCCCGCGGGTTCACGAGAAAATTGATCGGCTGTAGCGTGAAGTAGTCGCGGTCGTACTCGTCGAGGCTCGCATCCGTTCGCGGGGCAGGGGCATCCAACCGCGTGAGGATGAAGCGATGCGGGCTCGTCACGGTGACACCGGGCGGTCGTTTCCATTCGTAGGTGTGGTAGAGGACGACCGCATCCGGGAACTGCTCCACGAGCCAACTCACGTGGGCCTGCAGCTTCGGGGCGATCGTGGCATCGGCCTGCCGGATGGCGGCACGCTTCTGCGCGTTCAGCACGTGCTCGCTCAGCGGACTCCACGCGGCATGCAGCCCGGGTAGTGCGTCGCGAATCGCATCGCGGTATTCCTGCATGAAAGCGCCGCCACGCTCTTGTGCCCGCACGAAGCGCACGTCGACCCGATGCGCAGGTTTCTCCACCAGCATGTGCCCGTGATAGAAATCCATCAGGCTGATCGCTTGGGACAGCGGAATGTTGCCGTTCCGGTTGGCGGGGTCGAGCGCGTAGCGGATCGTGGCGAACAGATTCTCGCGTAGCGGTGTGGGTAACCAGCGGGAATCGGTTGCCAGGCGCAATCGCCCCTGCGCCCGCTCCAGATCTGCAAACGTGAATCGAGCGTGCTGGCCGGGAACGACGGGGCGCCCCGGGCTCGTGCGGGCGGCGGTCGAGGTCTCGGTGGTGCCGCGCTCCTCGGTGCCGCGCTCGGCGGTGCTCGGTTTAGGATCCGGCACCTGGCTCTTCTTCCACGCTCGGCAACGCCTGGCCTTCGCGGCGATAGACGCGGTAGCTGTCTTCGCCCTGACCCTGCCACGGCCGATCGGCGATGCGCTCGCGCAGATGCGCGTTTTCCAGGCACTTCCCCTGCACGTCGAGCACGCGATGCGCGAGCTTGAAGCCCTCCAACAGTGACACTTGCCCAGGAATCGTCTCGACCACCAGCGCATCCTGCGCGAGCTGCACCGAGCGCTCATCGAGCACGACCGTCGAGTCGGCAGGATCGCGAACGAACACATGGTCCTGGATGCGTGCACGCAGGCTCGCGGCCGGGCCGGTATGAAACTTCGTGGCGAGCAGCTCATATGTCGGCGATGCATCGAGCTGTCCCCGCCAGCGGCCGAGGAACTCTTCACCGGAACGCAGGTTGCGCGTCAGCAGGTCGATGAGCGCGTACGACGTGCCGTCGAACTCGAACATCTCTTCGTTGCCGAAGAAGCCGTGGCGCATCAGCCCGCGGGTGAGGTAGGGCAGCGGCACACCGCCGAACGTCTCTTCGGCGAGCACGCGATGATGGTCCACGCTCGGCGAGCCGCCCCAGATGAACTGCATGTAGTGGCAGAGGTTGTTGCGCACGTGCGCGATCACGCGCGTGAGCCGGCTCTGGGCAGTCAGGTATTCGGACTCGGCCTCGTACATCTTGGTGCGCGCATCTGCCGCTTGTCGGGCTGCCGCTTCGAGGCGCGCGGCACGCTGCCGTGCCTGCTCGGCATCGGTCGGTACCGGCTCCTGGCGCGCAGTCTCGAGATCGAGACGGCGCTGATTGGCTTCGGCGCGGCGCCGGATCAACGTGCGCGAAAGGGCGTCGTTCGTGCCCACGGTCGCCTGCAGGTCGGCGGCGAGCTGAGCCGGCAGCGCAGGGATCAGCAGATGCGCGTGCTCCGACAGAAACTTTGCATCGACCGCCGCCGGCTTCGGCAACGTCCGCGCGCGCAGCACGACGGGACGCAGGTCGTACAGCTCGGTGCGCACGGAGTACGAGCGCAGCAGCTGGTAGTAGAAGTAGTTCGCGGTGATTTCCTGGTTGCGATTCTCGATCGCTGTCGTGACCTCGACGACGTCTTCGGTCTCGATCTGCTCGCGTACCTTCACTTCTCGTTTTTCGTTGTAGTTGACCGAGGTCTTCAGTGCGGCTTCCGCGAGCAGGCTCTGCGTCGCGCGGCTGTTCGTCGCCAGCTCGAAGCCCGTCTGCGTCTGTACGTCCACGCTGGCTACCAGGATGTCGAAGCTCGCGCTGGCCGTGACGGACAAGTTGTACTTGGCCGACATCTCGCGGACGAACTCCGCGGTT
This genomic stretch from Cyanobium gracile PCC 6307 harbors:
- a CDS encoding diacylglycerol kinase family protein — translated: MAHALALLASASRREALLDWLDRQSLAVAGFPLLASAELAAALGSDPRTAQLRVTALAALAEGGDIQVAAEVLAGAVGLVVAFLDPTAPAGTPPDAGLLIRACDLAAVPLALNAATAELALRGLSHGRSAYLLFNPVAGQGDANADLALIRSILEPQLRVTVLLTRAGTDPADQCRELVELLQARPADEAGNAMIVACGGDGTVSAVAGAVAGTGIPLGVLPRGTANAFASALFIPTDLVAACETILAGHTHVVDAARCNDMPMTLLAGVGFEAGMVDRATRELKTMLGPLAYVLAGAQQLASQQPFQARVEIDGTVTEVQAAAITVANVAPATSVLAQGFGRVIPDDGLLEVTIASPTTRLQGLNALASLLTSAVVQSPANHPDLLCLRARCITITTDPPQQLVIDGEMVEADPVTFTCLPGALTVFAPLPPP
- a CDS encoding MBL fold metallo-hydrolase — its product is MARPQQRLAANTPGPFYVDRTCIDCGTCWQFDPAHFAPTGRTSHVWAQPQGEGDTRAALLALQACPVAAIGTTRELLARTPADGFPVLVCSLPAGQVHYGGWASRKSFGASSWLITRRHADGRHHNVLIDSPRWSGALARRIEALGGLQQILLSHRDDVADHDAWAERFGAERWIHAADADAAPEAEHRFEGTEPIALDDDLLVLPVPGHTAGSVAVLFAGQVLFSGDHLWWGVDPPGVVASRRYCWWDWQEQVRSVERLLDLDVRWLLPGHGRWHHFAPGEWRVELEKTLARVTSAR